In Helianthus annuus cultivar XRQ/B chromosome 9, HanXRQr2.0-SUNRISE, whole genome shotgun sequence, the following are encoded in one genomic region:
- the LOC110920654 gene encoding exocyst complex component EXO70E2, translated as MGGCNLMMETMEEENLIEAARLILRALDSNKKMSNEARKILVELGTRLTSMMKVNTTDDEGEGEDEEEEDGELNDIRERVNSIQEKIMNWEGDESMIWDCDPEEAREYLKTVDEARKLAESLESLTPSEDENELLRKINAGIQASMARIEEEFRHMLVHNRQNFEPEPLSFRSSEDDGLDEHSIVSFGDDSVDDSVQRDSVSRGSEVFIMDLLNPQVIPDLRSIANLMFDSNYGRECSQAFINARKDALDDCLFILEIEKLSIEDVLKMEWVSLNSRIRRWTKAMKVFVRIYLASEKFLCEQIFGQSQTEPVSSICFSESSKASMLQLLNFAEAISIGPHQPEKLLRILDMYEVLSDLMPDIEGLYSDENGSYIRIEFQDVLTRVADCVKATFIEFENAVGSNTSSSAFPGGGNHHLTRYVMNYIKTLTDYSDSLNACLKDHEQVVNDQDSSSSPDTSPGNDNDDTENANSSSSPMALHFRSLMSILECNLEEKSKLYKDEALGHLFMMNNINYMAEKVKNSELRDVLGDDWIRKRNWKFQQYAMSYERATWSSILNYLREDGISNSGSSGSTLRNLLRDRLQAFYTAFEDIYKSQTGWSIPNSQLREDVRISMSLKVIQAYRTFVGRHTNNISEKYIKYTADDLENYILDLFEGAPKSLHSFHRR; from the coding sequence ATGGGAGGGTGTAATCTCATGATGGAAACAATGGAAGAAGAGAATTTGATTGAGGCTGCTAGGCTTATTCTGCGCGCATTGGATTCCAACAAGAAAATGAGTAATGAAGCAAGGAAAATCTTGGTGGAGTTAGGCACGCGATTGACGTCGATGATGAAGGTCAATACAACCGACGATGAAGGTGAAggtgaagatgaagaagaagaagatggagAACTTAATGATATTAGAGAACGGGTTAATTCGATTCAGGAAAAGATTATGAATTGGGAAGGTGATGAATCAATGATATGGGATTGTGATCCTGAAGAAGCTAGGGAGTATTTGAAGACGGTTGATGAAGCTCGAAAACTCGCAGAGAGTTTGGAGAGTTTGACTCCAAGTGAAGACGAAAACGAGCTTTTGAGAAAGATTAACGCTGGTATTCAGGCGTCTATGGCTAGGATTGAGGAGGAGTTCCGGCATATGCTTGTTCATAATAGGCAAAACTTCGAGCCGGAACCGTTATCTTTTCGTTCTAGTGAAGATGATGGTCTAGATGAGCACTCAATTGTTTCATTTGGGGATGATTCAGTTGATGATTCGGTTCAAAGAGATAGTGTAAGCCGTGGGTCTGAAGTTTTCATTATGGATTTGTTAAATCCGCAAGTGATTCCTGATCTGAGAAGCATTGCTAATTTGATGTTTGATTCGAATTACGGTAGGGAATGTTCTCAAGCGTTCATCAATGCCCGTAAAGACGCGTTAGATGATTGTCTTTTTATTCTTGAAATTGAGAAACTGAgcattgaagatgttttgaaaatgGAATGGGTTTCGTTAAACTCAAGAATCAGGAGATGGACAAAGGCGATGAAGGTGTTTGTGCGGATTTATCTCGCGAGTGAAAAGTTCTTATGTGAACAGATTTTCGGTCAAAGTCAAACTGAGCCTGTGAGCTCAATCTGTTTCTCCGAGTCGTCAAAAGCTTCAATGTTGCAGCTTTTAAACTTTGCAGAAGCGATTTCGATCGGTCCTCACCAGCCCGAGAAACTTCTAAGGATTCTCGACATGTATGAAGTATTATCGGATCTTATGCCGGATATCGAGGGTTTGTACTCTGACGAAAACGGGTCCTACATTAGAATCGAGTTCCAGGACGTTCTGACACGTGTCGCCGATTGTGTGAAAGCGACGTTTATCGAGTTTGAGAACGCCGTGGGGTCCAACACGTCAAGTAGCGCGTTCCCAGGTGGCGGGAACCACCATCTCACTCGATACGTTATGAATTACATCAAAACATTAACCGATTACAGCGATTCCTTAAACGCTTGTTTGAAAGACCATGAGCAAGTGGTCAATGATCAAGATTCTTCATCTTCACCCGACACAAGTCCGGGGAATGACAACGATGATACGGAGAACGCAAACTCGTCTTCATCTCCAATGGCATTGCATTTTCGATCGTTAATGTCGATTCTCGAATGCAACCTCGAAGAAAAGTCAAAGCTGTACAAAGACGAAGCTTTGGGTCATCTTTTCATGATGAATAATATTAATTACATGGCGGAAAAGGTTAAAAACTCCGAGCTAAGAGATGTTCTCGGTGACGATTGGATCAGAAAACGTAACTGGAAGTTTCAACAATACGCGATGAGCTATGAACGGGCCACATGGAGCTCGATCCTGAACTATCTTAGAGAAGACGGGATATCAAATTCAGGTAGTTCGGGCTCAACTTTGAGAAATCTGCTTAGGGATAGGCTGCAGGCATTCTACACCGCGTTTGAAGACATTTACAAAAGTCAAACTGGATGGTCAATACCAAATAGTCAACTCCGTGAGGATGTGAGGATCTCGATGTCGCTTAAGGTGATTCAAGCTTATAGAACTTTTGTTGGTAGACATACTAATAATATAAGTGAGAAGTATATCAAGTATACAGCTGATGATCTTGAGAATTATATATTGGATTTGTTTGAGGGAGCTCCAAAATCATTACACAGCTTCCATAGAAGGTGA